Genomic DNA from Desulfuromonas versatilis:
CTGCCGAACGATGAGCGTCTGATAAACGACCGCACCGTCGCCGATGAACACCGTCTCCCCCTCCAGCCGGGAAAGCAGTTTCTCCGGCGGCAGGACGCTCTCGTCCATCAAGGGCTCCATGCGCCCCCCGGCCCCGCCGTAAAGACCTGCGTAGACCTCGCCTTTGCGGGCATCGAGCAGGGTGCAGACCGGATGCCGGGCGAAGGGTGCCTGCACGGCCAGGCTGCGCAGCGAAGAGACGCCCAGAACCGGTTTGGCGCAGGCCAGGGCCAGCCCCTTGACCGTTGCCAACCCGACCCGGAGGCCGGTGAAGGATCCGGGGCCGAGAACCACGCCGAACCCGTCGATCTCGCCCAGCTCGACGCCGGCATCACCGAGCAGCTGCCGCACCGTGGCCAGAAGCCTGTCGGTGTGGTTGGCCTTGACGTTGAGCAGGATCTCGCCGAGCAGCTTGCGCCCGCGGGTCAGGGCGACACTTCCCGCCTGGGTCGAAGTGTCCAGGGTCAGAAGGGTGGCGTCCATCACTGCCCCCCGAAAAACAGCCGGACGATATCGTTGTAGAAGGCCAGGCCCATGAGCAACAGCAACAGGATCAGACCGATCTGCTGAGCGATCTCCCGGGCCCGCAGGGACAGGGGGCGGCGCAGCACCAGCTCGAACAGGTTAAAGAACAGGTGTCCCCCGTCGAGGATCGGTATCGGCAGCAGGTTGAGGATGCCCAGCTGAATACTGAGAAATGCCAGGATGGTAAGAACGCTGGACAGGTCGGTCTGGGCAGCCTGGCCGGCAATCTGCACCACGGTGATCGGACCGCCGATATTCTTGGCGGACACATGGCCGGCAAACAGCTTCTGAATGAAGACCAGGGTCAGTTCGATCAGCTCCAGCGCCCTTTCGGCCCCGGCCCGGATGGCATCCACCAGGCCGAACCTTTTGAAAACAGTATCCTGATGGGGAGCTATGCCGATCAGGTAATCGGCCCCGTCGGCCTCTTCGCGCACGGGCGTGATGGTGAGTTCCAGGAGCTCACCTCCCCGCTCAACCACAAAAGCCTGCGGCTCGGCGCCCAGTTCCTGGATATTCACCTTGAGGTCGTACCAGGACTCGATGGGCCGATCGGCAATGGCGACGATCCGGTCGCCGACGGCCAGGCCGGCTTCCTGCGCCGGCATCCCGGGAGCGAGCCCGCCCACCACCGCATCCTGGCGGGGCAGCAGACCGAGGGACTGCAGCCCTTCGACGCCACCATCCTCGGGAGTCATGACCAGCCGGGTCAGGCTGCCCCCCCGGGCGACTTCGATATCCAGGGGCGATCCGGCATGGGAGATGATGGCATTGTTGGTAGCCGACCAGGTCGCCACCTCGTCGCCGTTTATGCTGACCAGGCAGTCGCCGGGCTCAAACCCCGCGCGCGCACCGTCAGTGCCAGCCACGACATGTCCGATACAGGGGGAACGATCGAGGTAAGCCGGCAAGTTGACGCCGACCAGGTAGGCAACCGGCAGCACCAGAAACGGCAGCAGCAGGTTCATGAAGGGGCCTGCGGCGATGATGGCGGTGCGCCGGGAGACCGGTTTGTTGGCAAAAGAACGCTCCAACTCCTCGGGGCTTAAAGGGGCCTCTTCACCCTCCTCCCCGCCCCCCTCGCCTAGCATCTGCACATAGCCCCCGAGGGGAATGGCGCAGATCATGTACTCGGTTTCCCCCCATTTTTTCGAAACCAGCCGGGGGCCGAAGCCGAGGGAGAACTTGAGGACCTTCACGCCAGCCATTTTGGCAACGCAGAAGTGTCCGAACTCGTGTACGAAAACCAGGATGCCAAGCATGATAATGCCAGCGATCAGGGTCACCATGAATCCTCCGGTCAATGGGCGGCGGCGATTATCCGGCGGGCTGACTGGCGGGCCTGTCGATCGGCCCGCAGATATCCGTCGATGTGGCTCAGCGGCTCGCCCGGATGGCTGTCGAGGGTAGCCCGGATGATTACCGGGATGTCGAGGAAAGCGATCTGGCCGTTGAGAAACGCCTCAACCGCCACCTCGTTGGCGGCATTGAGCACGGCGGGGGCCGAGCCCCCTTCCCGCAGGGCCTCGTAGGCCAGGCTCAGGCAGGCGAAGCGGGCCGGATCGGGTGTCTCGAAGGTCAACGACCCCAGCGAGCAAAGATCCAGCGGCGGCAGGTTCAGGGGCAGCCGTTCCGGATAGCTGAGCGCATAGGCGATCGGCGTCTTCATGTCCGGGATCCCCAGCTGGGCGATCACCGAACCATCAAGATACTCGACCATGGAGTGAACGATGCTTTGCGGATGGATGTGCACGGCGATCCGCTCGGCCGGCAGGTCGAAGAGCCAGCGGGCCTCGATCACCTCGAGCCCCTTGTTCATCATGGTGGCGGAATCGATGGAGATCTTGCGCCCCATGCTCCAGTTGGGGTGATTCAGGGCATCACCGGGAGTCACGCCCTTCAACTGGGCCAGCGAGTGGTTGCGAAACGGCCCTCCGGATGCGGTCAGGATCAGGCGCCGGACATCGCTGCGCCGGTGCCCTTCGAGAGACTGGAAGATGGCCGAGTGCTCACTGTCGACGGGGTACAGGCTGACCCCCTTGCGGGCCACCGCCTCCATCACCAGCGGCCCGGCGGTAACCAGGGTCTCCTTGTTGGCCAGCGCGATGTCCTTGCCGGCTTCGATGGCCGCCATGGTTGGCACCAGGCCCGCAGCCCCGACGATGGCGGAGAGCACCATATCCACCCCGGAAAGGGAGGCACAGGCGATCATCCCTTCAACCCCACAGAGGATCTCGGGCGCCTCTGTGCCGAGCCGCTGCCGCAAGGTGGCGGCGTCGGCCGGGTCGACCACCGCGACGAGCAGCGGGCGGAACCGGCGGATCTGCTCTTCGAGTCGCGTCAGATTGCTCCCCGCGGTGAGCGAGAGCACGCGGTAGCGATCAGGGTAGGCAGCGACGATCTCCAGGGCGCTCACCCCGATGGAACCGGTGGAGCCGAGAATGGCAAGATTTTTCATAGACTATCCCTGCCCCGCGAATTTCAGCAGGGCAAAGTAATAAGCGGCCGGAAAAGCGAACAACAGGCTGTCGAGCCGGTCAAGAATCCCGCCATGACCGGGGATCATGCGACCGGAGTCCTTCACCCCGAAGCTGCGCTTGAGCATGGATTCGAAAAGGTCCCCCACCTGGCCGAGCGCTCCCAGGCCCAGACCCACCACCAGGCAATCGAGCCACGAGAGCACAGGAAGAAAGGCTGCACTGGCCAGCGCCGCACCAAACACGCTCCCGGCAAGCCCCCCCAGGGCTCCCTCCACGCTCTTGTTGGGACTGATCGCCGGATAGAGTTTGCGCCGACCAAAGTTGATCCCCGTGAAATACGCGCTGGTATCGCCGGCCATCACCACCACCAGGACCAGAAAAATCCACTCCCGGCCATAGGGGAGTTCGCGCAGAAGAACCATGTGGCTGAGCAGCACGGGGATATACAGGTAGCCGAGCAGCACCAGGGACAGATGCTGCACCACCTTGGCAAGATCACCAAAACGAAACAGGAACAGGGTGGCGAACAGCAGCACCACCAGGGTCAGGGCCGCGGGGATGGCTTGGGCGCCGGCCAGGCAGCACAGCGGCAGCAGGACGCCTGTCCCGATGGCCAGGGCCCGTTCGCCGGAGCGCTCGGCGGCAAGGCTCATGGCATAAAACTCCACCAGGGCCAACCCGCAGGCCCCGGCGATCAGCAGGGCGAACCAGGTCGCATTGGCGTAGCCGATAAACCCGATCAGCAGCGGCAGGAGGATGAGCGCCGTAATGATTCGCTGTTTAATGATCGGCCTCCCCTTCTGAATCGGCGGAATCCTTGAGCTGAGCGCCGGTCAACCCGAAGCGCCTCTGCCGGTGGCCGAATTCGCCCAGCGCCTGGTGCAGGTCCTCGATGCCGAAGTCGGGCCACAGCGAATCGGTAAAGTAGAGTTCGGTGTAGGCCAGCTGCCAGAGCAGAAAATTGCTGACCCGCATCTCTCCGCTGGTGCGAATCAGCAGATCGGGGTCGGGGATATCCCTGGTGTCGAGAGCGCCGGAAAATACCCGGTCGTCAACCTGCTCGGGTACCAGCCGCCCTGCCAGCATCTCGGCCCCCAGGTGGCGCACCGCCCGCAGGATCTCGTCCCTGGCCCCGTAGGAAAGCGCCAGGGTCAAAACCATTTCACGGTTTTCAGCGGTGCGGGCCACGGTGTCCTTGAGCACCTGGGCGACTTCCCGGGGGAGCCGGCGGATGTCACCGATGACGTTGAGCCGGATGCGCTGGCGGAGCATGGTCTCCAGCTCGGAGCGCAGATAATGGCCGAGCAGCCCCATCAGGGCGTTCACCTCGTCGTCGGGGCGCCCCCAGTTCTCCGAACTGAAGGCGTACAGGGTGAGATATTCAACCCCCAGGCTGCGGCATTCCTCGACGATGGTCTGCACCGCCTCCACGCCGCGCTGGTGCCCGGCGATGCGGGGCATTTGACGAATCTCGGCCCAGCGGCCGTTGCCGTCCATGATGATGGCCAGGTGTCGTGGAATACGCATGCAGGATGGTTCTCGCTTGGTCGGGCTGATTTTTAAGGAGCCTAACCTAGCACGAAAACATCGGTTCAGGCAAGAAGGGATGCGCGGGAGGGGGAAAAGCACGGGGCGCCGTCGCCGGCGCCCCGCGGTCGCTACATTATTCGATGATGGCGTTGACCGGGCAGCTGTCCACGCAGGCTGCGCAATCGGTGCAGTCGTCATTGATGGCGTACTTGTCGCCGGATTCAACGATGGCGCCCACCGGGCAGGCGTCCACGCAGGTTCCGCAGGCGATGCATTCGTCATTGATCTTCATAGCTACTCTCCTTTGTTGTATTGGCCCGGGAAATCGTTCAGATTTCCATGACCTCCTTCTCCTTGGCCGCAATGGCCTCGTCGATCTTCTTGACGAACTCGTCGGTCAGCTCCTGAATCTCTTTTTCGCCGCGCTTGAGTTCGTCCTCGGAAATTTCCTTGTCCTTCTCGAGCTTTTTCATGGTTTCGTTACCGTCACGCCGGGCGTTGCGCACCGCGATCTTGGCATCCTCACCCATGCGTTTGATCAGCTTGACCATTTCCTTGCGCCGCTCCTCGGTGAGCGCAGGGATGATGATACGGATCAACTGGCCGTCGGAGGAGGGATTGAGCCCCAAGTCCGACTTGAGAATCGCTTTTTCGATTTCGGGGATGAGGTTCTTCTCCCAGGGCTGAATGGTGATCAGCCGGGGTTCGGGCACGCTCAGCGTCCCCACCTGGTTAAGCGGGGTGGGCGTCCCGTAATAATCGACCCTCACCTCGTCGAGCAGGGTGGTGGAGGCGCGCCCGGTGCGGACCTTGGTAAAGTCCTTCTTCAGGGCATCCACGGACTTGCTCATCCCGGTGCGGGTCCTCTTGATGACGTCTGCATACATGGCGGTCACTCTCCTTTGACAACCGTACCGATCGACTCGCCGAGCACCACTTTCTTGATGTTGCCCGTGGAGGTCAGATCGAACACGACAATGGGAAGATTGTTGTCCATGCACAGGGAGGTCGCCGTGGCATCCATCACCTGCAGTCCCTTTTTGAGCACGTCCAGGTAGGTCAGGCTGGGATACTTGACCGCATCCTTCACCTTGGCCGGATCGGCGCTGTAGACCCCGTCAACCTTGGTCGCCTTGAGAATCACCTCGGCGCCGATCTCCATCGCCCGCAGGCTGGCGGCGGTATCGGTGGTGAAGTAGGGGTTGCCGGTGCCGGCGCCGAAGATGACCACGCGGCCCTTCTCCAGGTGCCGAACGGCCCGCCTGCGGATATACGGCTCGGCCACTTCCTGCATTTCGATGGCCGACTGGACCCGGGTCACAACCCCCACCTTCTCCAGGGAATCCTGCAGGGCGAGGCTGTTCATGACCGTGGCCAGCATCCCCATATAATCGGCGCTTGCCCGGTCCATGCCGCGGGAAGCCGCAGCTACCCCCCGGAAGATGTTGCCGCCGCCGATGACCAGGGCGACCTGCACCCCCAGACCAACCACCTCCTTGATCTCGGAGGCGATGTTGGCGATTACCTCGGGGTCGATGCCGTACCCCTGCTGACCGGCGAGGGCCTCCCCGCTGAGCTTGAGCAGAATCCGCTGATATCTTGGCTTGGCCTCTGCCATGGACGTCTCCCCGGGAAAAGGTTATTTCGTGCTCAGCGCGGCAACCTCGGAGGCGAAGTCATCGGCTTTCTTTTCGATCCCCTCGCCCAACTGGAAGCGGCAGAAGCGGGTCAGGGCAACCTCGGCGCCAATTTCCTTGGCGAGGGCGGCGACAACCTTGTTGACCTTCTGGTCGGGATCGATCACATAGGCCTGCTCAAGCAGACAGATCTCGCCGAAGAACTTGTTGACCTGTCCTTCGAGAATCTTTTCGATGATGTTGTCGGGCTTGCCACTCTCCTTGGCCTTGACCCGCATGATGTCCTTCTCGCGATCGAGAACCTCGGAGGGAACCTCTTCGCGCTTGAGGTACTGGGGGTTGGCGGCCGCCACGTGCATGGCCAGTTGCCGGGCAAGGGCGACAACGCGCTCGTCGTCGGCCTTGGCGGTGGCCAGCTCGACCAGCACCCCGATTTTGCCGGCACCGTGAATGTAGGAGGCGACCACCCCGGGCTCTGCGGCGAAGCGGGCAAAGCGGCGGATGTTCATGTTTTCGCCGATGGTGGCGATCTGGTGGGTCAGCTCTTCGCTGACGGTGCGGCCGGTACCGGGAAAGTCGACGGCGCCGAGCGCCTCGATGTCTGCGGGAGCTGCCTTAAGAACAGCTTCGGCAACGCCGGCGGCGAACTGCTGGAAGGCTTCGTTCTTGGCCACGAAGTCGGTCTCGGCATTGACCTCGACAACCACGCCGAAGCTGCCTTCGCCGGCTGCCACGACCATCCCTTCGGCGGCGACGCGGTCGGCTTTCTTGGCAGCGGCCGAGAGGCCTTTTTTGCGCAGGAAGTCGATGGCCTCTTCGAGGTTGCCGCCGGTTTCGCCAAGGGCTTTCTTGCAATCCATCATGCCGGCACCGGTCTTGGCGCGAAGTTCGGCGACCATTGATGCGGTAATGTTTGCCACGTTTACCTCCTCTATGGTTACGGGTAAAACCCGATCAGTTAGTTGAGATTCCGCCCGACCAGGCGGACGTCACGTTCCCGGCAACCCATTTGGGCCGCCGCATTTAGGAGAAAGGGTGACCGGCGCCGGCCGGTCACCCCATTTTGTGGATTTGCGCTGCGATCAGGCTTCGGCGGAAGGAGCTTCAGCAGCCGGCTCGGCGACAGCTTCGGCCTCGGCAGCGGTTTCGCCGCCTTCGGCGTCGCTGCGCAGGGCGGTTTCACGGGACTGCCCCCCTTCGATGCAGGCATCGGCCATGCGCGAAGCGAACAGGCGGATGGCGCGGATGGCGTCGTCGTTGCCGGGGATGATGAAGTCGATTTCGTCCGGGTCGCAGTTGGTGTCGACCACGGCCACCACGGGAATCCCCAGCTTGCGGGCTTCCTTGACGGCAATCGCCTCCTTCTTCGGGTCGATGACGAAGATGGCCCCGGGCAGCTTGGTCATGCCCTTGATACCGCCAAGGCTCTTTTCCAGCTTGGCCCGCTCGCGCTCGAACTGCAGCGCCTCTTTCTTGGTCACCAGTTCGTAGGTGCCGTCCTGGGCCATGGCTTCGATCTTCTTCAGCCGGTCGATGCTGGCTTTGATGGTGGAGAAGTTGGTCAGCATGCCACCCAGCCAACGGTTGTTCACATAGAACTGCCCGGCGCGGAGGGTCTCCTCCATGATGGCGTCCTGGGCCTGCTTCTTGGTGCCGACGAAAAGGATCTTCTCGCCGCCCTCGACGACCTCCTTGAGGAAGGTGTAGGCGTTTTTGAAGTAACGCACCGTCTTCTGCAGGTCGATGATGTAAATGCCGTTGCGGGCCCCGAAGATGTAGGGCTTCATCTTGGGGTTCCAGCGCTTGGTCTGGTGGCCGAAATGCACCCCGGCCTCCAGCAGTTGTTTCATGGTGATCTGTGCCATTTGGTACTCCTTTTCCGGTTCGGTTTCCTCCGCCCCCTTCACGCCCGCCGGAGCCTCGGGCACCATGCCCGGGGACCCTCCGTACGGATCGGGGAGCGTGTGTTTTGAACAACGGGTGTGTATACCATGCGACCCTGGTCATGGCAAGGGAAAAATCACCCTCAAACCGGTTTACAACCCCGGGCAACTAGTCTAAGATTCCGGGTCATGTCCGCCTATCGCGTCTACCGCTACATTGCCCGGGAAGTCACTGTTCCTGCCATTCTCGGGCTGCTGATCTTTACCTTCGTGCTGCTCATGGGGCGCATCCTCAAGCTTGTTGAGATGGTCATCAACAAGGGCGTGCCGTTTGCCGACATCGCGCTGCTGTTTGCCTGCCTGCTCCCCGCCTTTCTGGTTATCACCATTCCCCTGGCCTTTCTGCTGGGGGTCCTGCTCGGTTTCGGTCGCCTGTCGGGGGACAGCGAAATCATTGCCATGAAATCATCGGGGATCAGTCTCTACCAGATGATGCGACCGGTGTTGGCTATCGCCTTTGCGGCCAGTCTGGCGACGGGGGCACTTACCTTGTTTGTCGAGCCGGTCGGCAATGCCGCCTTTCGCAGCCAGGTGTTCCAGATTGCCTCGAGCAGGGCCAGCGTGGGGTTGCTGCCCCAGGTTTTCAACGACGAATTCGACGGGCTGGTGATCTATGCCCAAACCATCGACGACCGCAGCAGCACCATGGGCGGGGTTTTCATTTCCGACGAGCGGGTCGGCAGTTCTCCCTCGGTCATTCTCGCCCAGCGGGGTAGAATCATCTCGGACTCCCAGGCGCTCACCCTCACCATGCGACTGGAGAACGGGGCGGTTCACCGGCAGCCCAAATCCGGGGGCCAGGACGCCTACCAGGTCATCGAGTTCAACACCTATGACGTCAACCTCAACATGGGGCAGGAGCTGGAGCCGACCGAGCGCCCCAAAAAACCGAAGGAGCTTACCCTCGGGGAATTGAACCAGTCCATCGCCAAAATCGATGACCCGGACCAGCGCCGCACCCTCCAGGTCGAATTGCAGAAAAGGCTGGTTCTGCCCTTTGCCCCCATTATTTTCGCCCTGGTCGGCGTCCCCCTGGGAATCCAGACCCAGCGCTCGGGGCGCGGCGGGGGATTTGCCATGGGGCTGGTCGTCTTCCTCGGCTACTACGTGATGTTCTCCTTCGCCGAAACCCTGGCCGATGAAGGTGGGCTGCCGCCGGCGGTCACCATGTGGCTGCCCAACCTGCTGTTTCTGACCGGGGGACTTTACCTGCTCCGACAGACCGCGCTGGAGCGGAGGCTGCGTTTTTTTGAACTGTTCACCCAGGGGCCCATCCGCTTGCTGCGGCAGTTGAGAATAGAGCGGAGGCGTCCGTGACCCTGCTCAACCGCTATATACTTTCCACCTACGGGCGGATCTTTCTCCTCGCCCTGGCGGCCTTCGTCGGCATCTATCTGCTGGTGGATTTCTTTGAAAAGGTCGACAACTTCATCTCTCACCAGGCCAGGCCGTCGCTCTACCTGTTGTACTTCTCGAACAAAATCCCCCTGATCGTGGCCCAGGTCACCCCCCTGGCGGTGCTCATGGGGGTATTCCTGACCCTGGGAGGCTTTTCCAGCAGCAACGAGCTGACCGCCATGAGAGCGGGGGGATTGAGCCTGGTGCGGATCAGCGCCCCTCTGCTGGGCGCGGCTCTGCTTACCACCCTGGCGGTAATGGCGGTCAACGAATACGTAGTTCCCTTAAGCGTAAAAAAGACCAATCACATCCTGCGCACCGAGGTCAAAGGCAAATCCGACCTCGCCTTGACCAAGGACCGGGTCTGGTTCCGCGAGGGCCAGGCCATCATCAATGTACGCCAGGCGCTTCCCGCCAGCCAGGCACTGCAGGGGGTGAGCATCTTCGACCTGGATGAGAACTTCAGGCTGAAAAAACGCGTCTCCGCTGCCAGTGCCATCTTCCAGAACGGCACCTGGACCCTCGAAAACGTCACCGAGCGTCGGTTCGAACCGGGCAACGGCGGCCAGCACGGGCTGGACAAGCTCCCCTCGCGCCCATTGGTTCTGAGCAAGACCCCCGAGGACTTCCAGGTCACCACCGAGAAAAACGAGGAACTCGGGTTTCGCCAGCTGCGCGAACTGGCCGGGCGCCTCAAGGCCGAAGGATACGACAACACCCGCTACCTGGTCGACATGCACAGCCGCCTCGCCACCCCCTTTGCCTGCCTGATCATGGCCTTTCTCGGCATCCCCTTCGCCCTGCAGAAGGGTCGCGGGGCGAGCCTGGCCATGGGGGTGACCATCAGCGTGGCCATCGGCATCGCCTACTTCATCCTCCAGGCCACCCTGCTCGCCTTCGGCTACTCCAACATCCTGCCGCCGCTGATCGCGGCCTGGTCGGCCAACCTGCTGTTCGCCCTGCTGGGGTTCTGGCTGCTGCTCAGGACCCGGAGCTGACCTTCACCTTGTTTTCAGCAGGGCCTGTGCTTTAATTACAGGAGGAACCCTCCGCGGGGGATCAATGCGAACTCTCATCACACTGCTTTTGCTGGGGCTTTTTCTGCAGCCGGCCTTCGCTGCGCCGCCGACCCTCACTTCGGTTCGACCCACGACCGTTTCCGCCGCCGGCGCCGTCACCATCACCGGCGGCCCCTTCACCACCGGCACCAGGGTTGTGCTCGGCGACCGGGAAATCGTTCCCGGCCAGGGGGGGCCCGGCCAGCTGGTTTTCAGCGTACCCCCCATGGAGCCCGGCGAATACGCCCTTTTCCTGCGCGACGGCGAGGAGTTCAGTCAGCAGTCCTTCACCCTGCGGGTGGTGGAACCGACGCCCCGCATCCTCTCCCTTTCGCCGAGCAACATCGATGCCTGCTCCTCCGAGGCCGAACGGCGGGTGAGCGTGGAATTGGACGACTTTCTGCCGGGTGCGACCCTGCTGCTCAACGGCTCGGCGCTCCCCTACTCCACCGCCGGCGGCGGCACCATCGCCTTTACCGCCCCGCCCCTGGAGGCCGGAATTTATGGTGTGCAGGTGGTCAACCCCGGCGGTGCCCAGTCCCTGCCCCACTCGCTGTGGTTCAACGACATCCCCGAGATCCAGAGCGTGGACCAGGGGACTGAGTACGTCAACTACTACGAGTTGGTCATCCGGGGGAAAAATTTCTTCTACAACTCGACCCTGGTGGTCAACGAATACCAGGCGGGCTTTTCCGACCTGCCGCCGCGCCAGCGCACCATCATCGCCCAGGGGCGAAGCTCGGGCCAGGAAACCGGCTACGCCAGAGCCCAGGCCGACAACGTCTTCTACGTCGACTGCAACACCTTGATCTACTACCGCTACCCCTACAGCACCCAGCCCAAGCCCCTGGTGCTGCAGGTGATCAACCCCGACGGGAAAAAAAGCTCTCCATATCAGGCCTCGCTTCCCTGATACCAGGTGCGGTGAAACAAAAAGCCCCGCTTGCAAGGCGGGGCTTTTTGTTTGGGTATCGCGATAACCTGGATCAGTAGCGATAGAATTCGGGCTTGTACGGCCCTTCCACCGGGATGCCGAGGTAGTCGGCCTGCTTGGCGGTCAGTTGGGTAAGCTTCACGCCCAGCT
This window encodes:
- a CDS encoding IPT/TIG domain-containing protein, encoding MRTLITLLLLGLFLQPAFAAPPTLTSVRPTTVSAAGAVTITGGPFTTGTRVVLGDREIVPGQGGPGQLVFSVPPMEPGEYALFLRDGEEFSQQSFTLRVVEPTPRILSLSPSNIDACSSEAERRVSVELDDFLPGATLLLNGSALPYSTAGGGTIAFTAPPLEAGIYGVQVVNPGGAQSLPHSLWFNDIPEIQSVDQGTEYVNYYELVIRGKNFFYNSTLVVNEYQAGFSDLPPRQRTIIAQGRSSGQETGYARAQADNVFYVDCNTLIYYRYPYSTQPKPLVLQVINPDGKKSSPYQASLP